A stretch of the Poseidonibacter parvus genome encodes the following:
- a CDS encoding M50 family metallopeptidase codes for MGTITFLLVLSFLVFFHELGHFLAARYFGVKVHVFSIGFGKQLFAKEWKGTVWQFSLIPLGGYVKMKGQDDSNPALKEEGDDSYNTKSPLQRIAILFAGPFANFLLAAILYFSIAIIGASALAPSIGTVQENSPAFKAGILKNDEIIRINNTEITTWNEIGEIIVNTQGALKFYIKRDGKLIAKTISPHISDAQNMFKEDIKKRMIGISPSGKIVQLDLSFGESLVFAYEKTIFASTMIFQGVQKLIQGIIPSSEVGGVITIGKVISDASESSIIALLTITALISVNLGVLNLLPIPALDGGHIMFNLYELLTKRKPSDKVFMILTITGWVILGSLMLLGIYNDINRIFLND; via the coding sequence TTGGGTACTATAACATTTTTACTAGTTCTTTCATTTTTAGTTTTCTTTCATGAATTAGGACATTTTTTAGCAGCACGTTACTTTGGAGTAAAAGTTCATGTCTTCTCAATAGGTTTTGGGAAACAACTTTTTGCAAAAGAATGGAAAGGTACTGTTTGGCAGTTTTCATTAATTCCACTAGGTGGATATGTAAAAATGAAAGGTCAAGATGATTCAAATCCAGCTTTAAAAGAAGAAGGAGATGATTCATACAATACAAAATCACCGCTTCAAAGAATTGCCATACTTTTTGCAGGACCTTTTGCAAACTTTCTTTTAGCTGCAATTTTATACTTTTCTATTGCAATAATTGGTGCTTCTGCTTTAGCTCCATCAATTGGAACAGTTCAAGAAAATTCTCCAGCTTTTAAAGCAGGGATTTTAAAAAATGATGAAATTATCAGAATTAATAATACTGAAATTACAACATGGAATGAAATAGGTGAAATTATTGTAAATACGCAAGGTGCCTTAAAATTTTATATAAAAAGAGATGGAAAACTAATTGCAAAAACAATTAGTCCTCATATTTCAGATGCACAAAATATGTTCAAAGAAGATATCAAAAAAAGAATGATAGGTATTTCACCTTCTGGAAAAATAGTTCAACTTGATTTATCATTTGGGGAATCATTAGTTTTTGCATATGAAAAAACTATATTTGCCTCAACTATGATTTTTCAAGGTGTTCAAAAATTAATTCAAGGAATTATTCCAAGTAGTGAAGTTGGTGGAGTTATTACAATTGGAAAAGTAATCTCTGATGCAAGTGAGTCAAGTATTATTGCATTACTTACAATTACAGCATTAATTTCTGTAAATCTTGGTGTATTAAACCTTCTTCCAATTCCAGCACTTGATGGTGGACATATTATGTTTAACTTATATGAATTACTAACAAAAAGAAAACCAAGTGATAAAGTATTTATGATACTTACAATTACAGGATGGGTGATACTAGGTAGTTTAATGCTACTTGGGATTTATAATGATATAAATAGGATTTTTTTAAATGACTAA
- a CDS encoding YggS family pyridoxal phosphate-dependent enzyme, which translates to MTKITATQNLDDIITRVEGARLKISEHHIVKIIGISKYSEAKDVETLYNVGQRAFGENKVQDLKSKSEALEELPIEWHFVGTLQKNKINNLIDLRPTLVQSIDSIELAQELNKKLEAKNKKMSILLQINSAREDTKSGVMPEDAIEVYKQILATCPNLRLKGVMSIGAHVEDEKIIKESFKTTKKIYDELSPLGAVYCSMGMSSDYELAIACGSNMIRVGSTLFKD; encoded by the coding sequence ATGACTAAAATTACTGCAACACAAAATTTAGACGATATTATTACAAGAGTAGAAGGTGCTAGACTTAAAATATCTGAGCATCATATTGTAAAAATTATTGGTATTAGTAAATATTCAGAAGCAAAAGATGTTGAAACATTATATAATGTAGGTCAAAGAGCCTTTGGTGAAAATAAAGTTCAAGATTTAAAAAGTAAAAGCGAAGCTTTAGAAGAACTACCAATTGAATGGCACTTTGTAGGAACATTACAAAAAAATAAAATCAATAATTTAATTGATTTAAGACCTACTTTAGTTCAATCAATAGATTCAATAGAGTTAGCACAAGAACTAAATAAAAAGCTTGAAGCTAAAAATAAAAAAATGAGTATTCTTTTACAAATTAACTCTGCACGTGAAGATACAAAATCAGGTGTAATGCCAGAAGATGCAATTGAAGTTTATAAACAAATACTTGCTACTTGTCCAAATTTAAGACTAAAAGGTGTTATGAGTATTGGTGCACATGTAGAAGATGAAAAAATCATAAAAGAATCTTTTAAAACTACTAAGAAAATATATGATGAATTAAGCCCTTTAGGAGCAGTTTATTGTTCAATGGGTATGAGTTCAGATTATGAGCTTGCTATTGCTTGTGGTTCAAATATGATTAGAGTAGGATCTACTTTATTTAAAGACTAA
- a CDS encoding lactate utilization protein translates to MKELLAVLKDCGYDAHFVENKEEALSLSKTFIKEGMSVGLGGSTTVDEIGLLDFLVKKDDITLFNQYQKGITMDENIHRRRAGILTDIYVTGTNALTRDGKLVNADGSGNRVAALIFGPKKVLVVIGINKIVDNVEDGFKRLMEVSAIKNIDRMNSKAIEMGKAPRHNLDNIANKFTYIKADEKDRIVLIIVNEELGY, encoded by the coding sequence ATGAAAGAATTGTTAGCAGTATTAAAAGATTGTGGCTACGATGCACATTTTGTTGAGAATAAGGAAGAAGCACTTTCTTTGAGTAAAACTTTTATAAAAGAGGGTATGAGTGTAGGATTAGGTGGTTCAACTACAGTTGATGAAATTGGATTATTGGATTTTTTAGTTAAAAAAGATGATATCACACTATTTAATCAATATCAAAAAGGTATTACTATGGATGAGAATATTCATAGAAGAAGAGCTGGGATACTAACTGATATTTATGTAACAGGAACAAATGCTTTAACACGTGATGGTAAACTTGTAAATGCCGATGGAAGCGGAAATAGAGTTGCTGCTTTAATATTTGGTCCTAAAAAAGTTTTAGTAGTAATTGGAATAAACAAAATAGTTGATAATGTAGAAGATGGTTTTAAAAGATTAATGGAGGTTAGTGCTATTAAAAATATTGATAGAATGAATTCAAAAGCTATTGAAATGGGAAAAGCACCAAGACATAACTTAGATAATATTGCTAATAAATTTACATATATAAAAGCTGATGAAAAAGATAGAATTGTTTTGATTATAGTAAATGAAGAACTTGGATATTAA
- a CDS encoding tautomerase family protein — protein sequence MPLINVKMTHEDGGASKEQKEALSKGITELFASIFNGRGASSAVVIIEEINTDNYAIGGKTVSNIREESK from the coding sequence ATGCCATTAATAAATGTAAAAATGACACATGAAGATGGAGGTGCTAGTAAAGAGCAAAAAGAAGCTTTAAGTAAAGGTATTACAGAACTGTTTGCTTCTATTTTTAATGGTCGTGGAGCTTCTAGTGCTGTTGTTATAATTGAAGAAATAAATACTGATAATTATGCAATAGGTGGGAAAACAGTTAGTAATATTAGAGAAGAATCAAAGTAA
- a CDS encoding DUF711 family protein has translation MTFKNKQLCKIRTITTFLSLNKNKNSWEDELLKACDFCEDLSEKFIKEDYEVQSIRIVTNAFGEYLDTSSIKSAKKDLEFISNILDKSTTSLRIRFAIGEAKTNQEISLLPELILAFGDLANACVNVSLDENEVLDNELITQSVKAVKKISEITPRGEGNFNFTVNFNCKPFIPYFPASYHESQLENAYVLGLETPDLLVEVLKEFNDKNPKLSHNVAMASYFKILKEALSYHCSNIKDILDKFEEKIGNQSSFIFKGIDSSAAPSKNCSSMVEVYKQMGLDCFGRSGTIEISSLLTKIFKSVKELPLVGFSGLMLAVVEDKGLAQGTIDKDFDIRTLLTNSAICGIGLDTVPIEGNTPNKKIEQIMRDTGTMAFRLNKPLTVRLFPVPNLKKGDITSFESDDLCNSAVLSLP, from the coding sequence ATGACTTTCAAAAATAAACAATTATGTAAAATTAGAACTATAACTACTTTTTTAAGTCTAAACAAAAATAAAAACTCATGGGAAGATGAACTTCTTAAAGCTTGTGATTTTTGTGAAGATTTAAGTGAAAAATTCATAAAAGAAGACTACGAAGTACAATCAATAAGAATTGTAACTAATGCTTTTGGAGAGTATTTAGATACATCATCTATAAAAAGTGCTAAAAAAGATTTAGAATTTATTTCAAATATCTTAGATAAAAGTACTACAAGTTTACGTATTAGATTTGCAATTGGTGAAGCTAAAACAAATCAAGAAATATCTTTACTTCCTGAATTAATATTAGCTTTTGGTGATTTAGCAAATGCTTGTGTAAATGTATCTTTAGATGAAAATGAAGTGCTAGATAATGAACTTATAACTCAATCTGTAAAAGCAGTAAAAAAAATATCAGAAATCACACCAAGAGGAGAGGGGAACTTTAACTTTACAGTTAATTTTAACTGTAAACCTTTTATCCCTTATTTTCCTGCTTCTTATCATGAAAGCCAGCTAGAAAATGCATATGTATTAGGTTTAGAAACTCCTGATTTATTAGTTGAAGTCTTAAAAGAATTTAATGATAAAAATCCTAAGTTATCACATAATGTTGCAATGGCTTCATATTTTAAAATATTAAAAGAAGCTCTTTCTTATCATTGTAGTAATATTAAAGATATATTAGATAAGTTTGAAGAAAAAATCGGAAATCAATCCTCTTTTATCTTTAAAGGAATTGATTCCTCAGCAGCTCCTTCTAAAAATTGCTCATCAATGGTAGAAGTGTATAAACAAATGGGATTAGATTGCTTTGGAAGAAGTGGTACTATTGAAATATCTTCATTATTAACAAAAATATTTAAAAGTGTTAAAGAATTACCTCTAGTTGGTTTTTCAGGTCTTATGTTAGCAGTTGTTGAAGATAAAGGTTTAGCACAAGGAACTATTGATAAAGATTTTGACATAAGAACACTTTTAACAAATAGTGCAATTTGTGGAATTGGTTTAGATACTGTCCCAATTGAAGGAAATACTCCTAATAAAAAAATTGAGCAAATAATGAGGGATACGGGGACAATGGCATTTAGATTAAACAAGCCATTAACTGTCAGATTATTTCCTGTTCCTAATTTAAAAAAAGGTGATATCACTTCTTTTGAAAGTGACGATTTATGTAATAGTGCAGTTCTATCTTTACCATAA
- the trpC gene encoding indole-3-glycerol phosphate synthase TrpC, which produces MILDEIVERTKQDLEIRKKEISLDLLGRTLASNPFAPRDVKPFLTSTSSEPIRIIAEVKKASPSKGIIKEDFNPMEIAQAYSNSGANAISVLTEPHYFHGNLEYLTQIRRYVPTPLLRKDFIVDKYQIVEALVYGADFILLIAKSLATKELKELYEYALHLGLEVLVEIHDKEDLTKAIKCGASIIGINHRNLDTMQMDMTMCDQLIPMIPNGKIIVAESGVSNVETIQRLSKIGADAFLIGEHFMRQSSIEDEVTKFKNALN; this is translated from the coding sequence GTGATATTAGATGAAATTGTAGAAAGAACAAAACAAGATTTAGAGATTAGAAAAAAAGAGATAAGTTTAGATTTATTAGGAAGAACATTAGCTTCAAATCCTTTTGCACCAAGAGATGTAAAACCTTTTTTAACATCGACTTCAAGTGAGCCTATTAGAATAATTGCTGAAGTTAAAAAAGCTAGTCCTTCAAAAGGTATTATAAAAGAAGATTTTAATCCTATGGAAATTGCGCAAGCATATAGCAATAGTGGGGCAAATGCAATTTCAGTTTTAACTGAACCACATTATTTTCATGGTAATTTAGAATATTTAACTCAAATAAGAAGATATGTACCAACTCCTCTTTTAAGAAAAGATTTTATTGTTGATAAATATCAAATTGTTGAAGCTTTAGTTTATGGAGCTGATTTTATTTTACTTATTGCAAAATCTTTAGCTACAAAAGAGTTAAAAGAATTATATGAATATGCACTTCATCTTGGACTTGAAGTATTAGTTGAAATTCATGATAAAGAAGACTTAACAAAAGCTATTAAATGTGGAGCTAGTATTATTGGTATTAATCATAGAAACCTTGATACTATGCAAATGGATATGACTATGTGTGACCAATTAATTCCAATGATTCCAAATGGGAAAATTATTGTTGCTGAATCTGGTGTTTCTAATGTTGAAACAATTCAAAGATTATCAAAAATTGGTGCTGATGCATTTTTAATTGGCGAGCATTTTATGAGACAATCATCTATTGAAGATGAAGTAACAAAGTTCAAAAACGCACTTAACTAG
- a CDS encoding YkgJ family cysteine cluster protein translates to MNNLIKKDGFPYAFEPSACDTCAGNCCIGESGYIWINAQEINTLATHLNISLEELRSKYLEKKGYKYSIKEVKSAEDNYACTFFDLEKRQCSIYEARPIQCRTFPFWDYFKENTQEVYEECPAIRTI, encoded by the coding sequence GTGAACAATTTAATTAAAAAAGATGGCTTTCCTTATGCTTTTGAGCCAAGTGCTTGCGATACTTGTGCTGGTAATTGCTGTATTGGAGAAAGTGGATATATTTGGATTAATGCACAAGAGATAAATACCTTGGCAACTCATCTTAACATATCACTTGAAGAGTTACGAAGTAAGTATTTAGAAAAAAAAGGTTATAAATACAGTATAAAAGAGGTAAAATCAGCTGAAGATAATTATGCATGTACTTTTTTTGATTTAGAAAAAAGACAATGCTCAATATATGAAGCTAGACCAATACAATGTCGTACTTTCCCATTTTGGGATTATTTTAAAGAAAATACACAAGAGGTTTATGAAGAGTGCCCAGCTATAAGAACTATTTAA
- a CDS encoding tRNA1(Val) (adenine(37)-N6)-methyltransferase yields the protein MVLYQPMNGYCYNSDTHFLYNFVVNNMKKFKNVKGEVLDIGSGSGILGLLVSREYQSLNLNQCEVQKTFQFLSLKNVQTNKQKSKLYEGSFLQIDFDKKFDMCISNPPFYHCNVIKSENENIKIARYNDSMPLESFIQKSSSILKDSGKLFFCYDVKQINEIIIFLNKYKLNLEALQFVYPKQSKDATLILVYARKNSKSLTKILSPLFVFKDSEFTQEVKDIYDKSSTHSIKVDSEQFN from the coding sequence TTGGTTTTATATCAACCAATGAATGGTTATTGTTATAATAGTGATACACATTTTTTATATAATTTTGTTGTTAATAATATGAAAAAATTTAAAAATGTTAAAGGTGAAGTATTAGATATAGGTAGTGGTAGTGGGATACTAGGATTACTTGTTTCTAGAGAATACCAAAGTTTAAATTTGAATCAATGTGAAGTTCAAAAAACATTCCAATTCCTTTCATTAAAAAATGTACAAACAAATAAACAAAAAAGTAAACTATATGAAGGTTCTTTTTTGCAGATTGATTTTGATAAAAAATTTGACATGTGTATTTCAAATCCACCTTTTTACCACTGTAATGTAATTAAGAGTGAAAATGAAAATATTAAAATTGCAAGGTATAATGATTCAATGCCTTTGGAAAGTTTTATACAAAAAAGTTCTTCTATTTTAAAGGATTCTGGAAAGCTTTTTTTCTGTTACGATGTGAAACAAATTAATGAGATAATCATTTTTTTAAACAAATATAAACTAAATTTAGAGGCTTTACAATTTGTTTATCCAAAGCAATCTAAAGATGCAACATTGATTTTAGTTTATGCAAGAAAGAATTCAAAATCTTTAACAAAAATATTAAGTCCGCTTTTTGTATTTAAAGATAGTGAATTTACACAAGAGGTGAAAGATATTTATGATAAGTCCTCAACTCATAGTATAAAGGTAGATAGTGAACAATTTAATTAA
- a CDS encoding 4Fe-4S dicluster domain-containing protein, whose product MSNMEAPANTPVWVNEARCKACDKCVSVCPAGVLVMRQEVHSTLGSIIKVANPDSCIGCTDCELACPDFAIYVADKKEFKFAKLSEEAKTRKEAIVKNNYRELEA is encoded by the coding sequence ATGTCTAATATGGAAGCTCCTGCAAACACACCTGTTTGGGTTAATGAAGCTAGATGTAAAGCATGTGATAAATGTGTATCTGTTTGTCCAGCTGGTGTACTAGTTATGAGACAAGAAGTTCATTCAACATTAGGTTCAATAATAAAAGTAGCAAATCCTGATTCATGTATTGGTTGTACAGACTGTGAATTAGCATGTCCAGATTTTGCAATTTATGTTGCAGATAAAAAAGAATTTAAATTTGCTAAACTATCAGAAGAAGCAAAAACAAGAAAAGAAGCAATTGTTAAAAATAATTATAGAGAATTAGAGGCTTAA
- a CDS encoding 2-oxoglutarate synthase subunit alpha, which translates to MARELISTGNELAAKAALDSDVQFFAGYPITPSSEVMHILSTALPARGDACIQMEDEISGICAALGAAMSGKRSLTATSGPGISLKAENLGVGYISEVPLVVINVMRGGPSTGLPTRVAQGDLLQAKNPTHGDVKSITLVPGNLNECYTEVARAFNLADRFMQPVFVLLDETIGHMSGKASIPDLETIQEEKIPRKKFTGDKKDYKPYGVEADEPAVLNPMFEGYRYHFTGLHHGPTGHPTEDAEVCDALMKRLFNKVDAHMDELESNEEYMLDDADIMIIAYGSVSLGVTEAINRMRAEGIKVGMFRPKTIWPSPEKRIKELCDKFDKVLVAELNMGQFADEVQRASGRSDFDTLFKVNGRPLSPLEIIEKVKGM; encoded by the coding sequence ATGGCAAGAGAATTAATATCAACAGGTAATGAATTAGCAGCAAAGGCTGCGTTAGATTCTGACGTTCAATTTTTTGCGGGATATCCTATTACTCCTTCAAGTGAAGTAATGCATATTTTATCAACTGCATTACCAGCTAGAGGTGATGCATGTATCCAAATGGAAGATGAAATTTCAGGAATTTGTGCGGCATTAGGTGCAGCAATGTCTGGAAAAAGATCGTTAACAGCAACATCTGGACCAGGTATTTCTTTAAAAGCAGAAAACTTAGGTGTAGGGTATATTTCAGAAGTACCTTTAGTTGTTATCAATGTAATGAGAGGTGGTCCATCAACTGGTTTACCAACAAGAGTTGCACAAGGTGACTTACTACAAGCTAAAAACCCTACTCATGGTGATGTTAAATCAATCACATTAGTACCAGGTAACTTAAATGAGTGTTATACTGAAGTTGCACGTGCATTTAACTTAGCAGATAGATTTATGCAACCAGTATTCGTTTTATTAGATGAAACAATTGGTCACATGAGTGGAAAAGCAAGTATTCCTGATTTAGAAACAATTCAAGAAGAAAAGATACCAAGAAAGAAATTTACTGGTGATAAGAAAGATTATAAACCTTATGGTGTTGAAGCTGATGAACCAGCTGTATTAAATCCAATGTTTGAAGGTTATAGATACCACTTTACTGGATTACATCATGGACCAACTGGACATCCTACTGAAGATGCTGAAGTTTGTGATGCTTTAATGAAAAGATTATTCAATAAAGTTGATGCACATATGGATGAATTAGAATCTAATGAAGAATATATGTTAGATGATGCAGACATTATGATTATTGCATATGGTTCTGTTTCATTAGGTGTAACAGAAGCAATTAACAGAATGAGAGCTGAAGGTATCAAAGTTGGTATGTTCAGACCTAAAACAATCTGGCCAAGTCCAGAAAAAAGAATCAAAGAATTATGTGACAAATTTGACAAAGTATTAGTTGCTGAGTTAAATATGGGACAATTTGCTGATGAAGTACAAAGAGCAAGTGGTAGATCTGATTTTGATACATTATTCAAAGTTAACGGAAGACCACTATCTCCACTAGAAATTATTGAAAAAGTGAAGGGAATGTAA
- a CDS encoding 2-oxoglutarate ferredoxin oxidoreductase subunit beta: MAFNYDEYLRTDKMPTLWCWGCGDGVILKSIIRAIEKTGWNMDDVCVVSGIGCSGRTSSYINCNTVHTTHGRTLAYATGIKLANPEKKVIVVGGDGDGLAIGGNHTIHASRRNIDLNYIIINNFIYGLTNSQTSPTTPQGMWTVTMSKGNIDPTFDACKLVEAAGASFVARETMLDPKKLERILVKGFQHTGFSFIEVFSNCHVNLGRKNKMATAMANLDWIKSISVGKAKFEKLEPEEQVGKFPLGILKHDETADEYCESYEKVKEANKTNTMIQF, translated from the coding sequence ATGGCTTTTAATTATGACGAATATTTAAGAACTGATAAGATGCCAACACTATGGTGTTGGGGATGTGGTGATGGAGTTATTTTAAAATCTATCATTAGAGCTATTGAAAAAACTGGTTGGAACATGGATGATGTTTGTGTTGTTTCTGGTATTGGATGTTCAGGAAGAACTTCTTCATACATCAACTGTAACACTGTTCACACAACTCACGGTAGAACTTTAGCATATGCTACTGGAATTAAATTAGCTAATCCAGAAAAGAAAGTTATTGTAGTTGGTGGTGATGGTGATGGTCTTGCAATTGGTGGAAACCATACTATCCATGCATCAAGAAGAAATATTGATTTAAATTATATTATTATCAATAACTTTATTTATGGATTAACTAACTCACAAACTTCTCCAACAACTCCTCAAGGAATGTGGACAGTTACTATGAGTAAAGGTAATATTGACCCTACTTTTGATGCTTGTAAATTAGTTGAAGCAGCAGGAGCATCTTTTGTTGCTAGAGAAACTATGTTAGATCCTAAAAAACTAGAAAGAATTTTAGTTAAAGGTTTCCAACATACAGGATTCTCATTTATTGAAGTATTCTCTAACTGTCACGTTAACTTAGGAAGAAAAAATAAAATGGCTACAGCTATGGCTAACTTAGATTGGATTAAATCTATTTCAGTTGGAAAAGCTAAGTTTGAGAAATTAGAACCAGAAGAACAAGTTGGAAAATTCCCATTAGGAATTTTAAAACATGATGAAACTGCTGATGAATATTGTGAGTCTTACGAAAAAGTAAAAGAGGCTAACAAAACAAATACTATGATTCAATTCTAA
- a CDS encoding 2-oxoacid:acceptor oxidoreductase family protein, with protein sequence MAKTLMRFTGVGGQGVLLAGSIFAAAKINDGGYGLKTATYTSQVRGGPTVVDITLQDDEILYPYANDGEIDFMLSVAQISYDQFKNGVRDGATIVVEPNLVTATPEDKKRWNIVEIPIITIAKEEIGNVITQSVLALAMANYFTGETVDNETLRKTMLSKVPAKVHDINNKAFDLGLKYAAEASKAS encoded by the coding sequence ATGGCTAAAACATTAATGAGATTTACAGGTGTTGGTGGACAAGGTGTACTTCTAGCAGGTTCTATTTTTGCAGCTGCAAAAATTAACGATGGTGGTTATGGTTTAAAAACTGCAACATATACATCTCAAGTAAGAGGTGGTCCAACAGTTGTTGATATTACTTTACAAGATGATGAAATTTTATACCCTTATGCAAATGATGGTGAAATTGACTTCATGTTATCAGTTGCTCAAATATCTTATGACCAATTTAAAAATGGTGTAAGAGATGGTGCAACTATTGTAGTTGAGCCAAATTTAGTTACAGCAACTCCTGAAGATAAAAAAAGATGGAATATAGTTGAAATTCCAATTATTACTATTGCAAAAGAAGAGATTGGTAATGTAATTACTCAATCTGTTTTAGCACTTGCAATGGCTAACTACTTTACAGGTGAAACAGTTGATAACGAAACGTTAAGAAAAACTATGCTTTCAAAAGTACCTGCAAAAGTACATGATATTAATAATAAAGCCTTTGATTTAGGTCTTAAATACGCAGCTGAAGCTTCTAAAGCTTCATAA
- a CDS encoding HD domain-containing protein: MFSQDVYIKALEYAALAHAEQKTPKNLPYLAHVVSVTMEVIHACEKSKMDEDKANLAISCALLHDTIEDTKITYDDLYVDFSEAIANGVEALSKDKSLQSKQEQMKKSIEMLLEQPYEVQMVKLADRITNLSTPPKHWENDKKKAYLKEASFILSCLKNSNIYLSVRLEEKIENYKQYCN, from the coding sequence ATGTTTTCACAAGATGTATATATTAAAGCTTTAGAATATGCAGCACTTGCCCATGCTGAACAAAAAACTCCCAAAAACCTACCTTATCTCGCACATGTAGTATCAGTTACAATGGAAGTAATACATGCTTGTGAAAAATCAAAAATGGATGAAGATAAAGCTAATTTAGCAATTTCGTGTGCTTTATTACATGATACTATAGAAGATACAAAAATTACTTATGATGATTTATATGTTGACTTTAGTGAAGCAATTGCAAATGGTGTTGAAGCACTTAGTAAAGATAAAAGTTTGCAATCAAAGCAAGAACAGATGAAAAAAAGTATTGAAATGCTTTTGGAACAACCTTATGAAGTTCAAATGGTAAAACTAGCAGACAGAATTACAAACCTATCAACTCCTCCAAAACATTGGGAAAATGATAAAAAGAAAGCTTATTTAAAAGAAGCTAGTTTTATTCTTTCATGTTTAAAAAACTCGAATATATATTTATCGGTACGATTAGAAGAAAAAATAGAAAACTACAAACAATATTGTAATTAG
- a CDS encoding 3'-5' exonuclease, producing the protein MKSKKRIIVKPTFKISNIIERLLKESIEYEEFLTLLEKASDTFFDTPELEFELLLSNGLPLEFDKNKIYLKTNKTSINEQCFCIVDIETNGSSIKKGSQIIEIGAVKYKNGEIIDNFQSLVYAKDIPSYIQEVTNITPLMLEDAPVLEAVLKEFKLFLEDDVFVAHDIKFDYNYISDSLEKYDLGKLQNRKLCSIDLAKRTIDSPRYGLGFLKEELDIELENHHRAYDDALATTQVFEKSLKNICKDKITNVEKLISFSKNSKTIASIKEKIQKEKIQKQKED; encoded by the coding sequence ATGAAATCTAAAAAAAGAATAATTGTAAAACCTACTTTTAAAATATCCAATATTATTGAAAGATTACTAAAAGAGTCTATTGAATATGAAGAGTTTCTAACTCTTTTAGAAAAAGCAAGTGATACTTTTTTTGATACTCCTGAATTAGAATTTGAACTTTTATTATCAAATGGCTTGCCTTTAGAATTTGATAAAAACAAAATTTATTTAAAAACTAATAAGACTTCTATTAATGAACAATGTTTTTGTATTGTTGATATTGAAACAAATGGTTCATCTATAAAAAAAGGTAGCCAAATAATTGAAATTGGTGCTGTAAAATATAAAAATGGTGAAATAATTGATAATTTTCAATCCTTAGTTTATGCAAAAGATATTCCTTCTTATATCCAAGAAGTGACAAATATAACACCTTTAATGCTAGAAGATGCTCCAGTTTTAGAAGCAGTACTTAAAGAGTTTAAGCTTTTTTTAGAAGATGATGTTTTTGTTGCACATGATATTAAATTTGATTACAATTATATCTCAGACTCACTAGAAAAATATGATTTAGGAAAACTTCAAAATAGAAAACTTTGTAGTATTGATTTAGCAAAAAGAACTATTGATTCTCCTAGATATGGTCTAGGTTTTTTGAAAGAAGAATTAGATATCGAGCTTGAAAATCATCATAGAGCTTATGATGATGCACTAGCAACTACTCAAGTATTTGAAAAGTCATTAAAAAATATTTGTAAGGATAAAATTACAAATGTAGAAAAATTAATAAGCTTTTCTAAAAACTCAAAAACAATTGCATCAATTAAAGAAAAAATACAAAAAGAAAAAATACAAAAGCAAAAGGAAGATTAA